The Takifugu rubripes chromosome 7, fTakRub1.2, whole genome shotgun sequence genome has a segment encoding these proteins:
- the rps19 gene encoding small ribosomal subunit protein eS19 — translation MPGVTVKDVNQQEFVRALAAFLKKSGKLKVPDWVDIVKLGKHKELAPSDENWFYIRAASTVRHLYLRGGAGVGSMTKIYGGRKRNGVCPAHYSVGSKNVARKVLQALELLKMIEKDPNGGRRLTSQGTRDLDRIAGQVAAANKKSV, via the exons ATGCCGGGTGTTACAGTAAAGGACGTCAACCAGCAGGAGTTTGTCCGGGCCCTGGCCGCCTTCCTCAAGAA gtcagGAAAGCTCAAGGTCCCTGACTGGGTGGACATTGTCAAGCTGGGTAAGCACAAGGAGCTGGCCCCCAGTGATGAGAACTGGTTCTACATCAGAGCGG CGTCCACCGTCCGCCACCTGTACCTGCGTGGAGGTGCTGGTGTTGGCTCGATGACAAAGATCTATGGTGGTCGCAAAAGAAACGGCGTCTGTCCTGCTCACTATAGCGTTGGATCCAAGAATGTGGCTCGCAAGGTTCTTCAGGCCCTCGAGCTTCTCAAGATGATCGAGAAGGATCCTAATGG CGGCCGCAGACTGACCTCCCAGGGCACCAGGGATCTGGATCGAATTGCAGGCCAG gtaGCAGCTGCTAACAAAAAATCAGTTTAA